Genomic segment of Parageobacillus genomosp. 1:
ATACCACCCAGTGTAATAAGAATACATAAAACGAGAGTTACTAGCGGATCATCCACGTAGCCAGTAAAACTTCTGAAATCACCCATTATGTCAAATCCAGCGTTATTAAAGTTTGAGATGGCATGAAACAAACCAAAATAAATTGCTTTAGGCAACGGCATATCAAAGGAAAAACGAATCGCAAGCAAGATTGTGCCAATTAGCTCGATAACGGCAGTAAAAATCAATATTCTTTTCACTAGTCGAACAACACCATCAATCGACAAATTATTTAATGATTCTTTTATTAATAACCTTTCTTTTAATGAAATTCTCTTACCTAAAATCAAAGCAAAAAGAGTGGCAAAGGTCATAAAACCTAATCCGCCAATTTGAATCAGTGCTAGAATGACTAATTGCCCAAATAATGTAAACGTCGTACCAGTATCCACGACGACCAGGCCAGTTACACAGGTAGCAGAAGTAGCCGTAAATAAAGCGTCTAACCATGGAAGCCCCTTCCCATCTACTGTTGCTGCAGGTAAAGTTAAAAGAAATGCACCAATAAAAATAATGAAACTAAACCCTAATACCAATATTTTAGGTGGATCTAAATAAAACATCCTTTTCTTATTCATATTCTTCTTCCTTACTCCATTAATTTTTTATTATTCTAATGGTAAGTATAAATCGTAGAAATGAGAATGGAAAGAATCATGAGAGGAAATCCGGCAATGAATTTTTTAATGAGGAAGTTGATACCCCTCTTTTTGGAAGCGAGTCCTGCGACAACTAAAATAATTCGGCCTAACATCGGATGCGATCGTACGATACACTTTTTCTGATATGATGAGGCATCATCAGAAAAAGATCTAGAGCAATCATCGTTTGTGAATCCTGCCTTTGCCTCCATTCCCCCATTTATATAGTAGTATGTCTTATAAAGATTGGATATATTCTGATAAATTAACTAACACATCCTTTTATATTCATCACAGTATGCAGCAAGCGCTACGATATCAAAAATTGTGATGAACCCTAACCCCGATCCTTCAGGAACCAAAAAGATCAAGCCAATTTGGAGAATGGAAATTAATTCATGAACATTTAAGCAGTCTTTAAATAAATATTAATGTTGGATTAACGGATGCAATCCTTCAATAAGGAACGACATTCTATGTTTCCGTTCGCCGCAAACTGTTGAAAAAGTTCAACAAGCCATTATTATATAAAATACAGCATAGGTTCTGTTGAATACTGAACCCATGCCGTAATTCTTTTACACGTATCTGTTTGACAGATGCCAGTTCACCATATTTAGGCCTTCTTCTGTCGTTTACCGCGCAAGTGCACTGGATGTTTTGGCGTGGCGGGAAAGTGTAAAACATCTCCAAGCCTTATGCTTCCAGTTTTTGCGTTTCTCCGTTATAAATATTTAAATTCAATTCTTTAGTGATGCGGCTGGTGACTACACCGGCGGTCATGCTTCCGCTGACGTTTAAGGCAGTTCTTCCCATGTCAATCAACGGCTCTACGGAAATGAGCAATCCTGCTAATGCTACTGGCAGATTCATGGTAGATAGCACTAAAATCGCCGCGAACGTAGCCCCGCCGCCAACGCCTGCAACCCCAAACGAACTGATGGTGACGACTAGAATAAGCGTCAAAATAAAGGAAAGAGAAGTTGGATCGATGTTGACGGTTGGCGCGATCATCACTGCAAGCATGGCAGGGTAAACGCCGGCACAGCCATTTTGCCCAATCGACAGCCCAAATGAGCCGGCAAGGTTGGCAATGCCTTCCGGAACGCCAAGCGCGGTTGTTTGTGCTTTAACATTCAATGGAAGAGTGGCTGCGCTTGAACGGGAAGTGAATGCAAACGACAGTACCGGCAGCGCTTTTTTTACGTAAGTAATAGGGTTTAGTCCGGCCAGCGCTAAAATTAGCAAATGAATGGCAAACATAACGAGAAGTGCAATATAGGAAGCTAGGACGAATTTTCCTAGTTTTGCAATTGCGTCGATATCGCTTGTCGCAGCCACTCGGGACATAATGGCTAAAATTCCGTAAGGTGTTAAACGGAGCACTAGCGTGACGATACGCATGACAATAGCGTACAAGGCATCCACTATTTTTTTGAACATTTCTGCTTGTTCAGGCTGTTTTCTGGCAACTCCTAAATAAGCAATGCCGACAAAGGCAGCAAAAATAACAACCGCTATGGTGGATGTGCTGCGTTGTCCCGTGAAATCTAAAAATGGATTTGCCGGAAGCAGCTCGATAATTTTTTGCGGGAAAGACAGGTTTTGAATTTGTTCATATTTTTGTTCTAACTCCTGCCCACGTATCTGTTCCGCCTCTCCCGAAGGAATTTCCATCGCCTCTAATTGAAA
This window contains:
- a CDS encoding L-cystine transporter, coding for MNVYLIILNIAILLLLIGVLAYMQKKHVSFSKRVFTALGLGIVFGFALQGVYGAGSTIVQQSTQWFDIVGTGYIKLLQMIVMPLVFISIVMAFTKLSISNNLGKIATLIIGLLLGTTAVAASIGIMASLGFQLEAMEIPSGEAEQIRGQELEQKYEQIQNLSFPQKIIELLPANPFLDFTGQRSTSTIAVVIFAAFVGIAYLGVARKQPEQAEMFKKIVDALYAIVMRIVTLVLRLTPYGILAIMSRVAATSDIDAIAKLGKFVLASYIALLVMFAIHLLILALAGLNPITYVKKALPVLSFAFTSRSSAATLPLNVKAQTTALGVPEGIANLAGSFGLSIGQNGCAGVYPAMLAVMIAPTVNIDPTSLSFILTLILVVTISSFGVAGVGGGATFAAILVLSTMNLPVALAGLLISVEPLIDMGRTALNVSGSMTAGVVTSRITKELNLNIYNGETQKLEA